The sequence below is a genomic window from Dictyostelium discoideum AX4 chromosome 5 chromosome, whole genome shotgun sequence.
ACATCTCTTCGATGGCCTTCTTTGCGCCACTGCCCAACATCACCAAACCCATAGCCAAACCAGCGGCCTCACCAGAGACGGCGTCATCGTTATAGAGCACACTTTTCAAATCTTCATACAAATCATCACGACCTGTTGCCATTGCAGCCAAACCCAAACCCAAGGATGCACCATGATGAAGGATGGCATTGTTGATGTGTAACTTCTCCACTAAATAATCGATGATCTCCTCGCCATGTGAAGCATGAATTAAACCGAGAGCATAAAGAGAACCAGATTCAGAGTATGGAGTTTGATTGACACTAGCACCTGGCAAATAAGTCTTCAAGAGTGATTTGCTCTCTTTGATATGACCCTTGTTAATTACACCCAAACTTGAGATTGCGCTAAACTTTGTCCAATGAGTTGATTTGTATAACCATTCAATATTACTTCTTAAAAATGTATCTCTAGTTGTACCAGCATGCATCAATGCATTGGCAAATAATGTACCAGAATAAAAGATGGCACCCTTATGTAATTCACTGGTGGTTTTCATTGATTGTAAAATGTGCATATCAGTACTACAATTACGATAAAGAAATTCTAAATTCATACCAATTGATACATctccaattaaaattgaatgtaATCTTTCTAAACGTTGTTCAAAGGATGATGATCCTCCACTCTTTTCATTACCACTATCTATATCAATTTCCATACTATCTGATgctggtgttgttgttgttgttgttgttgatttcttttcaacTGGTGGTAATCTATTACgaacatttaataaaaattgttgtgtactattttgaaaaagatcAAATCCAATTTGATATGCAAGTAATAATGATTcctaaaaaaatataaaaaaaaatggtgttAATAACACAAACACACACactcactttttttttatttttttattttaaaaaagtttacttacttcatcttttttaattaatgataataaaattgtagCAACTTCAATATGGTTATCTAAAAAGATTAAACATTGAACAACACTAAGATAATCTGGTTTTTCTTGGGCTAAATGAAGATTAACCAAAATACCTAAAACACTATGACGGAAATGACGATTGTTTACTGAAACATTACAAATGTGAAGACAATAAGAGAGCATACTATTTACATTACCAGATTGTGAAATTgctttttcaattatatcTAATCTTCTTGCTTCAATAGCAATACCTAATGCCTGTTTATATGATCCTTcccttttttattaaaaatatgttagaattttattattattaaaaaaaaaaaaaataaaaaaatacatacttGAAACATCTATCAAACATTCCCATTACAATTGATTCGAGATGTGGATTGATAACAGTGTCTTTATTTGTGGATGttcttaatttaatatattcatcaataaatttatctaatttttccaaaaaaaaaaaataaaaaaaaaaaataaagttagtaaaatttgataatttttatggattataaaaaaaaataaatataatcaattaatttgaaaGTTACATAAAAGTGTTTCAATGTATTCACTCTTTGataaaacattaaataaagaacCAGCTGATAACGCATATTCCATTGAATTTGGGAAATCACTTAAATTGTAATATACTTTTGATAAAACTAATGATGCAAGTTCATGTTTTGGAAATTGTTTATTGACTGATAAtgattttctattttaatttttttatttagtttttttttttaaattagttttaaaagagaattataaaaaaaaaattaataataataatttatatatacattTTATCGATTGAAGATGATGCAATTTCTGACCAAAATTCATCAACACATGAATCTAATTTTTCTAATGAATATGATTTCAATTCTAATTGATCTTCATCCAATAATGATAGGTAATTAGAAACTGAATTAATTGCTACCATGATTgtatgaaattttaattatgtatatatatatatttgtgagaaaaaaaaaaaaaaaaaaattaaaaaaataatataaaaaaaaaaaaaaaaaaaagtgaaattaaaaaaaaaaaaattaaaaaaaaaaaaaaattttgtgaagatcaaaaaaaaaaaaaaaaaaattaaaaaaaaaaaaaaaaattttaattaaaatttaattaggaacaaattttttaattttttttatttttatttaatttttgtttttttattttttttatttttttttttatttattttcctaaaatattattagatTTCAATATTACCTTCCCACTATAATTGatcacttttttattattaataattacgATCAttgatgattatttttttttttttttttttttttttttNNNNNNNNNNNNNNNNNNNNNNNNNNNNNNNNNNNNNNNNNNNNNNNNNNNNNNNNNNNNNNNNNNNNNNNNNNNNNNNNNNNNNNNNNNNNNNNNNNNNaaaaaaaaaaaaaaaataaaattggggTTGTGTGTTTGAACGCTTGTGGTTGGAATGTGTTTGAGAGaacataaaaaataaataaataaaataattatttttaattgaaggttatttattttttttttttttacgaacaatatatattaaattaaattaattcaaaataaaatttaaatttaaattaaataaatattaaaaaattaaaaaaaatggaaataaattaaaaatattatattggATAAActtaatttacaaaattatatcatttataatttaatattctctattataataatataataatataataatatatttataaaaaaaaaaaaaaaaaaaaaaaaaaaaaatgagaatattattattattatttttattaatagttgCAAACTTCCATACAATTAGTTCAAATTGTATATACTATGATCCATTAAGAAATCAAACCTATGATctaaaaacaatatttaaacagtatgtataattaaaaaataaaataaaaaataaaaattaattatttactaaattatttttttatttttttattttttttattttttttattatttctatatgtttagaaatgaaaaaaattattttactaCAGGTAATTCAAGTTTTGGGTATAATGGTGAacatttttcaataaattttaatttatgtaatgatattgattatAGTTATTGTAATggaatttcatcaatttgcCAATATTTCTATGATGAAAATTCATTCAAGGGTATTTTCGACCTAGGaacattttcaaatgttGAATTTGACGATAACCAATTAACAATAGTTTATAAAAGTATtgtatttgataaaaatggtTACAATGATTGTTCTGGTGCTATTGAAAAGAATAGAAGGGTTACATACTTTAATTTTCAATGTGATTATTCAATAGatgttattaataataccaatgaAATCGTTCCAATTGAAGATGGATTTTGTAAATATCAAGTTTATTTAAAGAGCAAATCATTTTGTACCACCACCTCCaacactactactactaccactactactagtGCTATTACTtcaaccactaccactaccgctactactactaccaatgataataatgaaaatgaatgtTCGAAATCACATacaatatattataattcaattgataattcatGTGAATGTGATTCTCAATCAACTGGAAAACAAtgtgaaatttcaaaaatgttttttagtTCGATTTCATATGTTCAAGAAAAGGGTGGGTTAGTGTTTTTAAATGGATACTTTGGAACTGAATATAggaaatcaaaatttaatattacaattggcgataataatgaaaattgtaGAAATGTAACACAATTAAGTGAATCACTAATTAAATGTGATATTGGTCCTGGCTTTGGGTTTAAAGATGTTTATTTAGAAGATAGAGGTTTATCAATTTATAAACAATATCAATTACAATATattggtaatattaatactaatgcaaataataacaataataataatgcaaatgatgaaaatgataattcatcaaattcaataatatcaGGTTATAAAATcgaaataatagttttagcATGTGCTATTGTTGcttcaattataataatgatatttacATATAGATTCATAAAGAAAAGacaagaaaaattaaaaatagagaaaactcaacaattaaatagtaaaaatataataattgcctaaaatattttttaaaatactaaataaataaaaataaaaatagaaataaaaatgaaaaattccaaatttggtaataaatttatttttaattttttttcttgataatttcacttttttttttttttttttttttttgattttttttttttgattttttttttttttttttgaaattaaaaaaatttaatttaatttttttttttattttttatttttattttttttaaaaataaaaacaagtAGAGAAAAtgtcaacatcaacaacagaTACAGATAAATATGATAGACAATTACGTTTATGGGGAGAAGATGGTCAATCCAAATTAGAAAGATcacatattttattattaaatggtaGTGCAACAGGTACAGAaacattaaagaatttagtaTTACCAGGTATTGGAAGTTTCACAGTtgtagataataaaaaagtaacaGAATCAGATTTGGGTAATAACTTTTTCGTAGAACGTTCAAGTCTTGGTAAACCACGTGCAACTGTAGTTTGTGAATTACTTCGTGAATTGAATGATCGTGTTAAAGGTTTCTCTGTTGAAGAATGTCCAATTCatttaatcaataataacattTCATTCTTTAAAGACTTTTCATTGGTTGTCGCAAATAGATTATCAGAGGAAGCATTATTAACACTCTCTCAATACTTAACTGAACAAAATAttccattattaattacaaatTCTTATGGTTATATTGGTTATTTAAGAATTTCAACACCAGAACATcaaagtaagttttttttttttttttttttttctttataaaattaaaaaaataaaaataaaaagtattaaCATACctttttgttgttattattattatttttagttattGAATCAAAACCTGATGATccaattgatgatttaaGAATTTATAATCCATTTAAACAATTAGTTGATATGGCTGACGCACTTGAATTggat
It includes:
- the psmD1 gene encoding 26S proteasome non-ATPase regulatory subunit 1 — its product is MVAINSVSNYLSLLDEDQLELKSYSLEKLDSCVDEFWSEIASSSIDKIKSLSVNKQFPKHELASLVLSKVYYNLSDFPNSMEYALSAGSLFNVLSKSEYIETLLYKFIDEYIKLRTSTNKDTVINPHLESIVMGMFDRCFKEGSYKQALGIAIEARRLDIIEKAISQSGNVNSMLSYCLHICNVSVNNRHFRHSVLGILVNLHLAQEKPDYLSVVQCLIFLDNHIEVATILLSLIKKDEESLLLAYQIGFDLFQNSTQQFLLNVRNRLPPVEKKSTTTTTTTPASDSMEIDIDSGNEKSGGSSSFEQRLERLHSILIGDVSIGMNLEFLYRNCSTDMHILQSMKTTSELHKGAIFYSGTLFANALMHAGTTRDTFLRSNIEWLYKSTHWTKFSAISSLGVINKGHIKESKSLLKTYLPGASVNQTPYSESGSLYALGLIHASHGEEIIDYLVEKLHINNAILHHGASLGLGLAAMATGRDDLYEDLKSVLYNDDAVSGEAAGLAMGLVMLGSGAKKAIEEMLAYAHETQHEKTIRSLSMGLAFLMYGKEESADTLIEQMIGDKDPLIRYGGMYAIAFAYCGTGHNDALRKLLHVAVSDGTDSVRRAAVTCIGFVLSRQPEKCPKAIALLAESYNPHVRYGAAFALGIACAGTGQRDALEILKSLTTDSVGYVKQAAWISMAMVLIQTSKELVPEAETARKLFATCISDKREDSMSKFGAVLAFGVIDAGGRNSTIQLHSPSGHKNMNAIVGIAGFLQFWYWFPMTHFMGLALTPTSIIGLNKNLEMPVFTFKSNCRPSLFAYPPETKPSTTSSTNKIETAILSYSRKNKLQSSRSAMNIDQDVEKKEKEEKEAKEKEAKEKEEKEAAKAEEKEPLFERKSNPARIVPRQLQYVQFDDARYQPIKKSPAIGIVMLRDLTPNEPEQLVVKEKPETKQETVGNQSGTATATASLPNATTTTSPTLPEPSTPEPFEFTE